The Chitinophaga pinensis DSM 2588 region TCTTAAAGAGCCTGTGTCGCATCTGGAAACGAAAATAAGAACACATTTTGCGAACCGCTCCCGGGACGCTAATTATCAATATGATATGTACCTCAGTGCATTCATAAACAAGGGCCAGTTTACAGTAATTGCTGAATTAACTAATGATTTTTACCGGTTAAAACAATACATACTGCATCCTCCAGTGGGCTGGCAGTTCATCACGTCTGATAATCCCGGGTTTACAATATATGATGGTAAGGTGGTCAGCTTAGGCGGATTTGAGGGAGATTACGAGTTTCATTTTCCAATATCACCTGAGGCATGTTTATACCTGAATTCGAAGCATGTAGAAGACAACCGGCTGATAGAGAAAACGATCTACCATGAGTGGATTGACCAATCTGTAGTACACACGCTTAATCTGTCAACCCATGCCATAAGCATGAAGGCTATTTTCGCACGTGACAGAAGTATCTTGGAAATCTACAAATAGTCAAAATAGCATTTCTGACAATTTGCAGTTATAAAATTCCAATTATTTGAACGTGTTGCCTAGATTCCTTATTTAGGCCCTCCTGATACATCCCGACACGACTAAGAAATAAAAATAGTGCTTAATACTATACACAGAGGATATTTCCGGATCCATAATACACCGTTCTACAATAGCCTTCAGACCTTGCAGAACTAAGATCAAATTGGTCGAGCTATATATTCAAACGCCTGGTAAAAAAAATCAACTTAATTACACCCGAAAGGGTACCTATACCTCGAAAAATCCGTTAAACGCTGTCTTATAAAGATAGCCTCCTCGCATGAAAAAAAATACCACCTAGTTTGTATTTTTTGGTATTTACAGTTCGTTTGCACATCTATTACATAAGTAATGATACCCATTTATTTTAAGTGGGAGCTAACGTTTTTAGATATTCCATATATTGCCACATATTGCCTTGAATGCAAATTCCACATTGAACGATTGTCAACACCTTTAACATCCCAAACTTATGTATCTAAAAACGATATGCATAAAAAACTACCGTAGGCTTAAAGACGTTAAAATTAATATACAAAAGGACACAACAATTTTTGTAGGAGCCAACAATAGTGGTAAGACCTCTGCCACTCATATATTTCAGTCATTTCTCAGTGGAAAGGCTGACTTTTCCTTACATGACTTCAGCGTCGATTGCTGGAAACTAATTAAGGATATTTCCCAGTCAACCAATATTGTCGAAGATATTTACAAGCTGCCAACAATCTCCCTCGATTTATGGTTTGAAGTTAGTGAAGATGATTTGAACTATATTATTGACCTACTACCCAATCTGGATTGGGCTTCGCAACCGGTAGGAATACGACTAATGTATGCGCCGAAAGGACATGATAACTTACTTTTAGAATACCAGACTGCCAAGGCAGATGCCCAGAAAAAGGGGAAAGATATGTTTCAGCCCTGGCCCAAGGATCTGTCCGACTACTTAACCAAAAGACTTAACCAGGAATATGAAATCAATTATTTTGTTTTAGACGCTACACAATTTGATCGGAACTATAACATCATTGATCCCTCCTACACTCCCCATGCTCTACATGAAGATAAAGACAACAAGAAAACTGGTGCTGCTATAATCAGATCTTTGATCAAAGTAGACTTCTTAAACGCCCAACGTCATCTCTCAGATAACATATCCACAGGCAGATCGGAGGATCTGTCGAAAAGGTTTAACCGATTTTACGATCGCAACCTAGAAAAAAGAGAAAACGATCCTGAGATCTATAAGGCTTTGTTTGATTCCGAATCACTGCTAACCCAGCATCTGGAAAAGGTATTTCAGCCCACATTAGATAGCCTAAATAAATTAGGCTATCCAGGTTTTACTAATCCTAAACTTGTCATCAAAGCCGCCTATAGTCAGGAATCAGTAAGCCAGTACGCACAATTGCATTATTCTATTGGCGATTTAGACCTTCCGGATAAGTATAATGGACTTGGATTTAAAAACCTAATCTATATGGTGATTGAAATTCTAGATTTTCATGAGCGATGGAAAGAAGATACAGATACTAAAGCACCATTACATTTGATTCTCATAGAAGAGCCAGAAGCACATCTACATGCACAACTTCAACAGGTATTTATCCGGCAAATTCTAAATATCATTAATCCAAGCGGGCAGAATGACGGCTTCAATACCCAGCTGATCGTCAGTACCCACTCTCCGCATATTATTTATGAAAGTGGATTTTTACCGATAAGATACTTCAGGCGAACTTCCGAAGTTTCAAAATCTCCAGTGTCTGAGGTATTGAACCTGTCTACCTTTTACAATGAGAGTGAAAAAGACTCTCGGGAGTTTCTCGAGAAGTATATGAAATTGACTCATTGCGATTTATTTTTTGCAGATGCAGCCATCTTGGTTGAGGGAAATGTGGAAAGATTATTATTGCCACTGATGATCGAAAAATGCCAAAAAAGCCTGCAATCCAATTATCTATCAGTAATTGAGGTGGGAGGGGCCTTTGCGTATCGATTCGAGCAATTGATTTCTTTTCTTGGCTTAACCACCCTTGTCATAACAGATCTGGATAGTGTGTTTCCCCCTAAACCACTCCCTCCTAACAATGAAACGACAGAAAGCGCAGATAAGAGCGAGAAAAGTGAAGAAGAGGATAATGAGGAGGATATTGAAGAAGATGATTACGATGATGAGGAGGATAGCGAAGAAGAGGAGCAGAAAGGTAAAACGAAAAAAAAGACTGGGGCATGTTCGTACAGTACGCCCGATGCCATCACGTCAAATTATACTTTACGGCACTGGTTACCTAAAAAAACAAAAATAGCTGAGATCCTAACCTGTTCTGAACAGGAGCGTACCCGCATCCAATCGGCCACCAACCGCGCTTCTGTTCAAGTTTGTTTCCAAAACAAAGTGGAGATAAATTGGGAAGGTAAAACTGATACTAATTGCGGGCGCACATTAGAAGAAGCATTTGCTTTCGAAAACCTAGAATGGACGCAAAAAATTGAAAATAAACACCTCAACCTAAGAGTCATTCTAAAGACAAAGCAACTAACCGTTAGTGAAATTTCAGCTCGAATAAGCCGACGAGTACAGTCATCCAATTTCGAAAAAACAAATTTTGCATTGGGTCTATTAATGGCAAATGCGGACGAATGGAACGTTCCAGTTTATATTAAAGATGGCTTATATTGGCTAGATAAAATGTTAAATCCACCCCACCCATTCAATACCCTACCTGAATACGTCAATATTCATGAGGATACTATACTACAGCCAACATTCCCTGCTGAGGAAGGAGAAAAAGAACCCAATACTTTTGAATGATTATTTAATTATTTATTACTATGGCTACCAGTAGAATCAATAAACCCGACACTTCAGCTGATCACGAATTAAGGAATTGTATTGATACCAAGCAAAGTTTTGTGATGATTGCAGGTGCAGGATCAGGAAAAACCACCTCGCTTATTAAAGGACTGGATTACATTAGAAGTAGATACGGCAATCAACTTAGGGCAAAACGCCAGAAAATAGCTTGTGTTACTTATACTACCAATGCTGTTGATGAAATTATCGGAGATGTGCAGGGAGATTCTTTATTTCATGTATCAACAATCCATAGCTTCCTTTGGGAGATTATCAGCCCGTTTCAAAAAGACATTAAAGACTGGGTTAAACAGCGGGTACGAGAGAAAATAGCGAAAATTCAGCAAGCTATCCAAGAATATGGCCCTAGGGTACAGCAAAAAACTAAGGATAAAGACCAAGCAGAGTTCTTGCGACTGGAAGAGGTTAGCAGATTGATAGATTCCGTGAACAATTTTCGCTATGAGACTGGGGCAGATTACACAAAGGGCATAATTGGACATGCTGATATACTCAGAATGGTACCAGAATTAATACAAGGTAAGACCCTACTAAAGAAAATAGTTATACAAAAATTTCCGTTTTTACTCATTGATGAAAGCCAAGATACTGCCCCCAACGTTGTCGAATGTTTTCTTAGCGTAGACGCCCAAAAGCAGTCGGATTTTTGTTTAGGATTTTTTGGAGATCCCATGCAAAAAATCTACTTAACAGGGATTGGAAAAATTCCTGACCGAGATAATTGGAAAACTATTGTTAAGCCGGAAAATTTTCGATGTGCTTCTGCCGTATTGGAACTGATCAATCTGATAAGAAAACCGGCAGATCAAATTGAACAAACAGGTGGTAAAATGGAAAACGTTGGCGGTATGCTAACTCCGGTTGTAGGTTCAGCACGGTTATTCATATTACCTGCTAACGAAGAGAGGTCAACGAATGTGGAAAAGGTAAGGAATTTTATTGCTCGCGAGGAACAAGATCCTGCCTGGCGCGATGATAGTGGCTCCGATCTGAAAATTTTAGTATTGGAACACCGAATGGCAGCAAAAAGATTAGGCTTTGAACAACTGCATGCTGCTTTTAAGGATGGAACGCCAGAGTCCATCGGAAGCGGCTTCAGCGAAGGAAATAGCTGGGCTCTTTCCTTATTCCAGAAATATATACTCCCTTTAATCGAGGCTCAGTCAATTGGAAAACAGTCCAACGTGATGACTCTGCTTAGAGCATTTTCGCCGATTTTAGAAAAAGAGTATTTGCAGAAGCATAAAATTAGTGCAGAAGACCTGAAGGTTTTGGATCAAACTATAAAAGAACTAGTTGCCTTGTTTGCTGACCCGAACATTTCTGTTGCCCAAATCTTAGATCTTATTGAAACGAGACGTTTAGCTGTTCTTGATGAAAGAATAGCCGCCAAGCTACGTGATGAACCTTTATTGATTGAGAATGCAGAAGCTATATCACGTGTACTTGAGAAATACTTTCAATGCTCAGTCAACCAATTATTAGGATATGATAAGTATATAAGAGAAGAGTCTGTGTACTCAACGCAGCATGACGTAAAGGGATCCGAATTTAAGCGTGTTATAGTTATATTGGATGACGAGGAAGGCAAAAGGTCCACTTTGTACTCCTATGAGAAACTACTCGGACTTAAACCTCTTTCGGATACCGATACCGAAAATATCTCAGAGGGAACCGAATCCGTTTTGGACCGTACCAGGAGATTGTTTTACGTTTGTTGTTCGAGAGCTCAAAAAGATTTGGCAGTAATATGGTTTGTCCAAGACGTTGATGAGGCGCTCGCGGTATTAAAAGATAGTATATTTTCAGATGATCAAATAATTATGGAGCATAAACTAGGTTGAGCATCGGTATATTGGAGCGTTTGCTACTGAAATATTATTTACCACTTGCGTGTGTAATGAGGCCGAACCATACAAATCTCTTAATTTATTGACAATTAATACCATTTGGTTCGAAAAGGCTCCGGTTTGTGGCACAAAAACGTCAAATCCCGCTCTTAGAGCGGGATTTGACGTTTCTATAGCTTATCTCCATATTTTATAATTTTTTGGTAATCAATCTAAAACGAGTTCGATTCCGGACTAGGCCCCGTGAATATTACACCTGAAAATTTTTACCTAAAGATGAATATCTATATCCCTTCCTACGATATCAGTTCTACGTACATTAAATTTTGCAGTCCCCAGACATTTTAGAATTGATCGGAATGGGTGCCCATAAGTGTTACTGCCAACCGATATGATTGCATCCTCTTTCTTCACGTTCGGCTGTAAGTTAAAATTATACGACCCCGCATTTCCTCCATGATGAGGAACTATCAAATAATGTCGATGCTTATAGTTTAGATAACCAGGAATAACAAAATGATCGAATTGCCCATAATGCTGATCGCCTGTCAAAAGCACGCTTTTAGTTGCAGTTCTAATTAGTAAGGAAAGTCCATCCTTATTCCTACTTCGACTATATCCAGAATTAAAAATTGTAAATCGCTTATTATCATAATAAGAGAAAAGTGGGGTCTCTTTTATAAATACTTTCCGTGTATCCGCGTTGATTGATATGAAGTTTTTATTAAGTCTAGATAGCCTTGAGAATATTACACGGGACATCAATGACGGTGTAAAATTTCTGCAAAGAATAAACTTCAATGATGATATTGTGGTATCGGTCATCACTTTTAGAAAATGATAATGATCAACATCCCAGTGTGAAATTATCAATCCGGGACAATCATTTTGATATAATAAATCTCGATTATCATACATTGAAGCAACCTTAGAAGCTTTTGTTGAATAATGAGTTCCTGCATCGAAAATCAATGTCAACTTTTTGTTTACTTCAATTTCCGTCCAACTTCCCTGTCCAACATCCTTTATAATTAATCTTGTTCCGCCCTTATTCGGTAGTTGAAAAGTGCGTCCATACGCAGACCCAAGGTGAAAACGATAAGTCCAAAAGTATTTTTCTTCCAAAAACCTATGACTGACTGACTTTCCAAAGACATCCTCTTTAATTCCCGTCAAATCTATTTCTGCTCTAACGATAAAAGAATCCTCTATAAGTGAGACTCTTTCTTCTTGTCTTAATCTGTCAATAGTCGATAGATTCAAAGAATAAATAGACCCTTCTCTTTTCCGATATTCATAGTTTTTGAATAAAAGCATAGTAGGACCATCTATAGGAAATTCAAGCCCCAAAATTTCAAAAAAACGAGAAAAGTTATTTGATTCTATAAAATCTGTTAATAGCGTTTTATTAGAAATACTTATCGATTCAATATAGATGAATATTTCACTATTAAGATGGGAAAGTTCAAACATACAAACATAAGTTACGTTACATCACGCTTCGAACATATTTAATTGAGCTTTGTCGTTCAAATATGCTCTTATTCTTGTCTCTTTCAGAAATGGTGCCTGACGTATTTTCTCATGTAAGTTTAACAATCTACTCTTTGTCCTTCGCATCACCATATCATATTCCATGGGAAAAATCACCACTCTACCGTTCATCTCAGTGCTCTTTCCTGATTCGAGTGGATCAATTTTACTACCTAGTACGAAACAAACAACTTGAGAGTAATCTTTCAGCAACCCCTTGGAAAAAAGTTCCTTTACATATTTCCATGCTTGTCCTTTTTGTTCTCGGTCAATGGGAATACCAGGACGTTTTAATTCAATTACAACCAAACGATCTACCCCTATTTCGCCAAAATCATCTTCATCAAATTTGGGCAATGAATATAATCCCACAGTCCCATCCTTTAAAATTGCAAAATCTGGCCTTGTGGAGCTACCTTTTATTTCAGAGCCAAATAACTGTTGAATCACCTGAGTCATTCCCTTATTCGATGTGTATTCGATAGTCTCATATTCAGGACCAAAAATCCAAAGCCCTCTGTGAAAGAGTGGTTGAAGTTCTTGAACTTCATCTGAACCCTCATTCAACACCTTCGATTGCAACTTTTCTATCAATTTAGTTCTCCATTCTATTTCGTCTAATACGATTTTTGCGACATCAATATCCCATTCTTCAATAATCTTACTGAGATTATCTAGATCTTCAACAGAGGCATTCGCCAAGGTGTTAATTAAGCCGTATTTAGATTCAGAAGTTTCAAGTTTCGCCAATAACGAAGCGATTTTTTCCAACTCGTCATTTCCAATTGATGGGCATTCCTCCTGCACTTCCCTTACAAATTTCTCCCATTTCTCTCTGCTTACTATACCCATTTTCCTCAATGTAGGCTTTATACTACCCTCTATATCTTTAAACGCCTCTTCTCTTTGTCCTTTTGTCAAATCAAGTATATGCTCCTTTACACTGGTATAAATAGCAATACACGATTTTTTGTATTTATCATCATAATTTTTAAAGCCTGTCCAATCTGGCAGTACCGCATCTTCGATACTATCAGCATTGACTATGAATATATATCTCTTCGCTACAGATTTTCTGCCATCTATCAAATGTTCACTTCCACTCCCTTTCCAGGTACACTCACCCACTAAACGATTCTTAACCTGCCAAGCAATACCATGAAGTTGCGTAGATTTGTCCGTAGCCTGAACGTCAATAACTTTAACAGGAAAAATCCCAATATCTTTAATCTCAACATTATATTCTTTGATATGATTCTTGGGAACGTCCTCAAAGCTGACCTTTTCAGTGTTAACCCAAACAGTAAAATTTGGATCTACTAAGAATCGCATTCCGATTTCCTTCTTTGCATCCTCAAAACTTAATCTAGGTTTAAATGCCTTCTCAATAAAGATAGTAGTACCATGAGAAATGCTACTTTCTTTCTCATCAATCTTTTGATACGCGAGACGATTATTATTATCAATGAAAATTCTAAATATTCTCTCAATACCCTGCTTTGTTGTTGAGACCTTGAACGATTCTCCGAAAGCAAAGCTAGCCAAACGTCCCTTTCCATTTTTTCCGAAGGCTGGTCGCAAGGCAATCTTATCTTTATGATCAGGAGGAACATGAGCGAATCCTCCCATCTCCTTAAGCCTTTCGTAGGCAAGTACCATAAATCTGGTCTCAAACTCTGTTTCTGTCATTCCATGACCATTGTCCGTTATTTCAAAAGGATCCTCATGTTTTTCTGGCCATTTAATTTTGACTTCAGTTGCACCAGCATCCCAAGCATTAGCTATTAATTCGATTATTGCAACCTTCGGCTCGCTAAATATAGAAGAGCCAGCAAACGACTCAAGAAATCTGTCTGAGAATGAGGCGTATTGTTTTTGACTCATAGATGTCAATGTTTATAATATGGGGGCTTCATGAAAGTATTTTCGGGAATTGATAAATCTACAATTTTTACAGATTTTGGCCAAAAACTCATTAATACCACCTTTTTATATACCCCCAATGACACATAAATCTAGTCACTCCATATGTTTTAAACTTACATACTTGTTAGTCAGACGTAAAGGACTATCAAATCAACGTTTTCAAACAGCATTAGACTAATTTACTGATTATAAAAGCTAAATGGTTCGAGTATCTACCGCCACTGGGCACTAAAGCGGAAAGGTCGGATTGAATGTGTACCCGGATTGTTAGGAATGGGATAATAATTCCAGGAGTTCCCCGTCATTCAGTGGTTGCTGTATCTTCAGAATTGAACACCTAAATTGTAACTTTTTAATAATCACACCAAACATCTCATTCACTAGCCATATCATGTTACTTACACCCACCACCTAGAACTAATTTTCATGTTGACCGGATGGCACATACAGCCGCGCGGATTTTTCTATATCACTTCTTCTTATAAGATCAATTGACATTACACGTCTATAATCATAAATTCTATAAGAAAGCTTTATTTCCTTATTCGAATACTCAAATCTTATGGAATTCGAACCATCAATAGCTTTCTGAAGTTTCAATGCACTTTTTTCTCCCCAATAGTACTTTACTTTCACAGGAATAAGTTTCACTGAGTCCGGCACTTGTATTGATCTGCCATTCTGCAATATATTTTTAACAATAGCTTGGCTGACGGCCAATTTTCTTAGGTAAACTAAGTCGTTCTCACTACTTGCAATCCTATATCCATCTTTATGCGACTTACTTAGAAACTCGGAATCAACAGAATCTTTCGAAGGGAAAAATAAAGCTTCTTCTGATTCATAATAAAAAATAAGATATCCTTTATGACTATTAATTAAATCTTTTTTCTCTACAAACATTACACGGTTGCAAGAGAAACCAACGATGAGCATAAAATATAAAACTAGATGACGCTTCATAAAACTATTCAACAAAATGATTTAAAATAAAACTATTACCTTCCTGCTGTTGCCTAGCTTTTATATCCTTACCCCAATTATTCCAATGAATTTGATGCATTATGGGAGAACTTGAATGGCTATTATTCATCATATCATCATTACCCACCACTCTTTGGTCCGTGACATTTTTATACCAATCTTTCAGTCCGAACAAATGCATCACCTCATGAAAGGCTGTCGGAGCAGAGCCATAATAACGTCCCTCTGGCTTATGAGAATTCCCCATTCTTGTTGAAAAGTCTGTGAAGTGTTCTATGCCTATCCTGTCCCATTTGCCAGGCACAGGATTTTTATCTTTAGCATATAGTTCCTTACTAAATCCACCAGAAGCAGATTGATATTCAGAATCCTCAAGTTGAAGTAAGTTATCTCCATTTCTAGTTTTTTCATCATTAAGTCTAGCTATATCTTTCTCTGTTGCCAGCTCATACTTGAAATCTAAATTAACAGTAGTTGTAGTCTTTCCATCTTCATTTTTTGAGGTATTACTCAAAAGGTTAGTGTGATTTTTCAGGAACGAGTTATATTCACCTACTCTTTGATCGGCTTCAAACCCAGTTACATAAATAGTTGATGAAAAAGTAATTGTCCAATTACCATTTCCATCTATCTGAACACCGATTCATACATCTTTGCCATTGGGATCAACATAATTTACGGGAGAATTCAATGTATAATTATAAGGAGAATAGTTATTCCATTTGCTTGCCAAAGGGTCTATTGCATGCCATCTGCCGATTTGATTATCATACATTCTTGCTCCATAATCATACAATTCTAGGCCTGCACCATCTGTAAACTCTTTAGTCTGCAACTCCTTCCCATTATATTTATGCCGATTTACGGCATAATTCACTCCCTTTAACGCATTTGTAGAAATACCCGCCATCGTCAGCCCATAAGGATAGTAATGTGTTTCTTCTAACAACGGCCCACTACTCACTCCCATCACTACGTTATCAAAATACACATCCTGCTGACTCTCATTGCTGGTATAAACATACATATAGCCACTCTTCGCCACAGCCATTTTTTCTACACCAATCTCCTGCAACTCATCCGGACTCGACTTCACCTGCCTAACACCACTATTATCCTCTACTAATTTAAAATCATCATCAAACAATACAAAATTTAAATATGATTTCGGACGATCTGAATAACCATTATCAGAATTTTTCTCTTTTAGGCGCTGATAGGCATTTTCATAAAAATCGTTAGTAAACGGAGTTCCATTTGATATATCCGTCGCCGCATGTGAAGACCCTTCGCTAGTGCCACCTCCAAAAGCCTGCACTAAACCCGACACCATATCCTCAATAGGTGCTTGGTTTCCGTTATCCGTCGGTCCTTCAGATTTATAAAAGGCCCGTGCATTGATCTGTACAGTATCACCAACCATTACTCGCAGCACTATAGATGGTCCTATTTTCTTTCCTCCAATTTTGCCATTTAATTTAGCTACGGATTTATTCTCCTGCGTTGTCTCATCTTGAGGATATCCTGCTGGCTTGTCAACTCTGGTTTCGGTCACATTGCTGAATAACGCAACTTCTTTCTCTGCCATGCTTGTCTCCATAGTAGCAGCATACATCGTAAAGTCCGTCTGATCTGTCAGAACTGTTCTGACATTTCCTAAATGGTCCTTTTCGAAATAATCATATGCATATTGGATGGCTGCGCCACTGTTATAAACAGCTCTTATCCTACCTTCTTCATGGCTGATCAATTCGAGACTGTCCTGCTTATAAACAAATGCGCCGTCGTATCTTGTGACAGTCGTCATAGGACTACTACCCATATTATCAACGACTGTTTTTGATAATTTAGTACCTAAAGCATCGTAGGTGTAGGTAATTGTTCCCTTACCAGTTACTGTAATAACTTCAGGAAGATTCAGGTGATTATAGGTAATGGAAGCAATTTTTTTATTCAGGTCTGCGATCATATTACCGTTCGCATCATAAGAATAATCTTTAGTACCGGTATTACCATCTATAAAATCCCCTAACATTGCAGGTCTCGTAATAGATGAATCAATTTCTCTTACGCCAAGTAACCTATTACTATTCGCTGGATAGGTATATACCAGACTATCAATCGTTTTACTAGCTGTACCAACCATTCCCTTCTGCAACATCGTTTTGATATTGCCATTCGCATCATAACTTATATTAGTGACAGAAAAGTCTTTTACTCTCAATGCCCAGTTGTCACCATTTCTCTGGGTAAAGGCTGCACTTAACAGACGATTGGACCTGTCATAATTATAGCCATATGCCATGGCGCTATCTGCACGGGTTTTCCACTTAACACCGGCGATATTGCCGTTAAACTGATTATCTGTAAAACCATAGTCATAACTCAGTTCCTGTCCGAACCAGTTAGATGCGACATTACCACTATTTACAAAGTTTTTGTTGATGCCCTGTAACCAACCCCGGATATTGTAGGCATAATTTAATGTATCTAATAGACTTCCTGCTGCTGTGACTCCCAGACGTTTAAGACGCAGCCTGCCGGATTCATCATAGCTGTTGGATGCGATAATTTTTTCGTCAGCCACATTATCATTTAACCGCTTACGTACTGTCAATAGACGGCCTCCGTTATCATAGGTCATGCTTGTCAGCAAAGTCGTCTGTGCCGTCACACTTCTGGGATTCTGATGACGCAGATAAGCTGTCAGTATTACACCTTTAAAATTATACAATGTTGAAATTATATCTTTACCACCCTGGTTATTTTCACTAATAGTCTGTACAACCTGCCACTTATCATTATAGTAGGGAGTCGTTGTGAGCCACTTATCTGTACCCAGTACCCGCACTTTAGTGCCTGTCACCAATCCCTGCAACATATCTGTCACCGGTCTTCTCGTCGGATAAAGTGTATCCGA contains the following coding sequences:
- a CDS encoding RHS repeat-associated core domain-containing protein, producing MAVFALFIHNKCPQKCLTFWGHFISSLTPLTYTFYDNYNYPGKLAFAGADTLKLQASDTLYPTRRPVTDMLQGLVTGTKVRVLGTDKWLTTTPYYNDKWQVVQTISENNQGGKDIISTLYNFKGVILTAYLRHQNPRSVTAQTTLLTSMTYDNGGRLLTVRKRLNDNVADEKIIASNSYDESGRLRLKRLGVTAAGSLLDTLNYAYNIRGWLQGINKNFVNSGNVASNWFGQELSYDYGFTDNQFNGNIAGVKWKTRADSAMAYGYNYDRSNRLLSAAFTQRNGDNWALRVKDFSVTNISYDANGNIKTMLQKGMVGTASKTIDSLVYTYPANSNRLLGVREIDSSITRPAMLGDFIDGNTGTKDYSYDANGNMIADLNKKIASITYNHLNLPEVITVTGKGTITYTYDALGTKLSKTVVDNMGSSPMTTVTRYDGAFVYKQDSLELISHEEGRIRAVYNSGAAIQYAYDYFEKDHLGNVRTVLTDQTDFTMYAATMETSMAEKEVALFSNVTETRVDKPAGYPQDETTQENKSVAKLNGKIGGKKIGPSIVLRVMVGDTVQINARAFYKSEGPTDNGNQAPIEDMVSGLVQAFGGGTSEGSSHAATDISNGTPFTNDFYENAYQRLKEKNSDNGYSDRPKSYLNFVLFDDDFKLVEDNSGVRQVKSSPDELQEIGVEKMAVAKSGYMYVYTSNESQQDVYFDNVVMGVSSGPLLEETHYYPYGLTMAGISTNALKGVNYAVNRHKYNGKELQTKEFTDGAGLELYDYGARMYDNQIGRWHAIDPLASKWNNYSPYNYTLNSPVNYVDPNGKDV